GAGAACGCAACACGGTATAGCGTTCAATTTTCGTGGGCAAAGGAATGGGACCGGAAAGCCTTGCTCCTGTACGCTTAGCTGTATCAACAATCTCCACAGTGGATTGATCCAGAAGTTTGTGATCAAAACCCTTCAATCTGATTCTTACTTTTTGTCCACGATAATCGTTAGCC
This sequence is a window from Deltaproteobacteria bacterium GWA2_45_12. Protein-coding genes within it:
- a CDS encoding 30S ribosomal protein S10 translates to MANDYRGQKVRIRLKGFDHKLLDQSTVEIVDTAKRTGARLSGPIPLPTKIERYTVLRSPHVDKKSREQFEIRTHKRLLDILEPTQQTIDALMKLELSAGVDVEIKML